The DNA segment GCTTGGACGACGTAGGTGCGATATCGACACCGCCCTCGGCCAGCCCGTAGGAGAGAGTCCGACCGCCGTTCCACACACCCTCGGTCAGCTCCTTGGCTACGTTGTACATTGCGTTGTCGACGCGCTTCATGGCGCTGGTCAGCACGTTGTCCGGGGCTAGGTAGTTCTGATCCCTGTCGACTCCGATGGCCCACTTGCCCTGCTCCTTGGCGGCCTCGATAAGCCCGTCGCCGACTCCGCCCGCCGCGTGGAAAACGATGTCCGCCCCCTGCTGGTACATACTGTTGGCTATGGACTTGCCCTTGGCCGCATCGGTGAACGACTCCGCATACTGGCTTAAGATCTCGACGTCCTTGTTCCCATATGCGACTCCGGCGCGGAACCCGTACTCAAACCCCCAGATGACCGGGAAGGACATCCCGCCCAAAAAGCCGACTTTTCCGGTCTGCGTCATCTTGGCCGCGATATAGCCGACTAGGAACGAGGCCTCCTCGGCCTTGAAAATGACGCCTATGAGGTTGTCCGGAGTCTCCTCCCACTCGAAGTCTATGACAGCGTACTTCTGATCCGTGTTGTTCGTGGCGGCCTCCAGCGCGGCGTCGGCCATCTTGAACCCTATACCCCAGATAAGATCCGTGCCCGCGTCGAGCATGGTCTCGAGGTTGGGGCCGTAATCCGCGTCCTGACGCGACTCGATGTAGGATACCTTTACTCCGAGCTCTTTTTCAGCCCTCTGAAGCCCCTCCCAGGCGGATTGGTTGAAGGACTGGTCGTTGACTCCACCTACATCCGTTATCATGCCGACCGAGATCTCGGCCGCCCCGGCCGAAAAGGCGAGAGCGAAAACCAGCAGCAGGGAGAATACCACACCGTATTTCTTCATAACACCCACTCCTCTCGAATTGATGGCCGGCCGCACACTACCGCCGCCAACCTCTTGATATGATCTCATTATCCCATATTCCAAATGGAAAAACAGCCTGGGCGGTTGCATAATCCGGGAAACGGCACCGGAGTGATAGTGGACGGACTCCGCGAGAAGCCTCGTCCACAGGACAGAGCGAGTCGCCTCAATATAACCATCACCGCCGTTTATTCCTCCAAAGGGGCGGGGAAAAGGTCATCCCCGAGGGAGACATGCAGGGGCAGATGGGCCTCGTGCAGTCGGACGACCTTAAGGCCATGCTCTGCAACGGGTGGCTTATAGTGGTCTTCACCATCCTCTACGTGATGGTCCGGGCCATTCTGCTGTGACGATAGAAATAGCTTGGATCGAGATTATCAAAAAACACGCGGAAGAATTCTCCGGGACCGCCGGGCTGGTTGTTCACAGCCTGGCGGACGGGGAAAAACTTGTCCATAACGGCGATAGGGTCTTCTCCTCGGCGAGCCTGATCAAGCTGGGCATTCTCAACACCCTCTTCCTGAAGGCAGCAAGAGGGGAACTGAGCCTGGACGAAAAAATCAAGCTCGGGGAGGGGATGGCCGTCGACGGCGGCCTCCTTCACAAGGTGAGGCCCGGGACCCCTTGGCGGCTCGACGACCTTGCGCTGCTCATGATAGTCCTGAGCGACAACACTGCGACCAACATGCTCATCGACAGGCTGGGAATCGAAGAGATCAACCGCGATTTCAAAAGACTGGGCCTGGAGAATACCGTATTGGGGAGGAAAATGCTGGATTTCGAGGCCAAGAAGGCGGGCAGGGACAACTTTACTACCGCTGCCGACACGGCCCGCATTCTCGAGGTGCTCCATTCCGGCGAGGAACTCCCCCCCGGGTACAGGGCCAGGGCCATGGACATCCTGTCGGCCCAGAAGCTGAACAACAAGCTGCCGGGGCTGATCCCCGTGGACGACCCCGACGACCTGGAGCAGTTCCTGGCCCATAAGACCGGGGAGTTGCCCGGGATCGAGCACGATGCCGGTATCTTTTTCTTCAAGTCGAAGACTCCGGTAGTTGCAGTAGTGCTCACCGAGGGGCATGACAGGCAGGAGGCAGTTCAACTCTGTGCCTGGGCGGGCAAGACGATTTACGAGGCCTTCAGGGAGGTCGAAAGATGAAGATAAAAGCGCTTAGTCTCGGCCACCTGTCCGTGCCCCTGAAAAAACCCTTCAGAACGGCCCTCCGCACGGCCCTTGAAGTCACCACCAACGTGGTGATAGTGGAGACGGATGGGGGATTGAAGGGCTACGGCGAAGCGCCTCCCACCGCCGTGATAACAGGGGATACAAGCGGTGCCATCAGGGGTGCGGTGAAGGAGCGCCTAGAACCGCTCCTGGTGGGCAGGGAAGCAGACGACCTGAACGGCCTGCTCGACACGGTGGACTCCGCCCTCGTGGGCAACAGCTCCGCAAAGGCCGCCGTGGACATCGCCCTGCACGACCTCTGGGGAAAGATGATGAACAGGCCCCTGTACTCCCTCCTCGGCGGGGCGGCAAAGACCATGGAGACGGACTACACCATCAGCGTCAACGCCCCTGATACCATGGTAAAGGACAGCCTTGAGGCGGTTGCGGAGGGCTACTCCGCCCTTAAGATCAAGGTGGGGACGAACTCGGACCTGGACATAATCCGCCTTCGGGAGATCCGTTCCGCCGTGGGAGCGGACGTGCTGCTGCGGGTGGACGCCAACCAAGGATGGACGGCCAAGGAGGCAGTGCGGACAATACGGTTCTACGAGGACGAGGGGCTTGATATAGAGCTCGTGGAGCAGCCTGTACCCGCATATGATTTCCAGGGACTTAAATTCGTCACCGACAGCGTGGACACTCTTATCCTCGCCGACGAATCGGTCTTCTCCCCTCGGGACGCCTTCAAGGTTCTCTCCATGGGGGCAGCGGACCTGGTAAACATCAAACTTATGAAGACCGGCGGGATAAAAAACGCCCTTGCCATCTGCGCCATGGCTCGAGCCTGCGGGGTGGAGTGCATGATGGGGGCCATGATGGAGACCAAGATCAGCGTCACCGCTGCGGCCCACCTGGCTTCGGCAGTGCCCGTAATTACGAGAGCGGATCTAGATCCGCCCATACTGTGTGTCTCCGACCCCGTGGAGGGAGGAGTGGTCTACTCCGGCCCCAAGATTACCCTTACCGAAGGGCCGGGACTCGGGATCAGCGGAATCCGGGGTCTGGTAATGGAGTAAGCACTCTCTTTAAGGACCGTCATAAAAGCGCGGGAAAACCCCCGCGCTTTTATGACTTTTGTCTTGGGTGTGCGGACGTTTTTTGGATTATTACACCGCCGAAAGCTATATGGAGTCCAGAGAAAAAAAGGGTTCCGGCCGAATGGCCGGAACCCTTGCTATCAGATGGTGGGTGGTATAGGACTCGAACCTATGACCTCTTCCGCGTCAAGGAAGCGTTCTTCCTCTGAACTAACCACCCGACAAGGAAGCATTCTACAGACCGTCATCGCCTTTGTCAAGGAGCTCCGCGGATTCTCTGTCCATAGGGATGGAAAGTTTTTCCATCCAAGGGGGAGCTTTCCACTTCTTCCTAACCGCGGCCCTGGACATGGCACCTGAGATCAGCGCTCCCCAGTATGCGTACGGGGACTTGGTCTTCAATCCCACGAAGAAGCACAGCAGGCACAGGAAACCGAATAAGTTCCTGTAGGTCAAGATGACTCCGCTCCGCTCCTCACCAAGGCGTCCCCAGAAGGTAGTGCGGGAGAAACAGGGCAAAGTGCGGGAAATAGCTCGTAACAAGCAGTGTAGGCACCCACGCCAGTAAGATTATCCATAAGGTAGGTGCCATCATCTCGTTTATCGGCGCCTTTCCCAATCGCCCTCCCAGGTACAAGACGGGCGCAGCCGGCGGCGTTATACACCCCAAGCCCGTGTTGACGCCGACTATTGCGGCGTAGTGTATCGGGTTGAATCCGAGCTCGATGATTATCGGGATCAGGATGGGCGTCGTGAGGGTGACGCTGCTGATGTCGTCCATGAGCATTCCCATGATGATGAGGAAGATGTTTATCATGAACAGTATCACCCATCTGTTGTCCGACACGGCCCTGAAAAGCCCGAGCATCTTCCCGGGCAGGTTTTCCATTATGTAGAGACGGCTGAGCATCATGACCGAGTAGAGCATTACCATGACGACTCCGGTTGTGACAGCCGATTCGACGAGAGAATCCCACAGGCCCCTGAGGGTAAGCCCCTTGTAGACGAACATGCCTGTGGGGATTGCATAGATAACCGCGACGGCTGCAGCCTCGGTGGGCGTCATAATTCCGCCGTAGATGCCGCCCAGCACTATGATGGGAAGCATGAGCGCGGGAAGAGCGACGAAGCCTCTCTGCTTTATCAGGGCAACCCGTTCCTTGCCCTTCGGCGGGTTGGAGACCTTGACGTTCGGATTGTCGCGCACAAGCCAGACATTTACGAGGCAGATCAGAACCGTCATCATGATGCCCGGGAGAACAGTCGACAGGAAGCAGGCTAGGATCGACTGCCCGCTGATCCAGGCGAAGATGATGAGCGTCGAGTTCGGCGGGATAAGCATTCCCAGCAGGGAGGCGTTCGACATGACCGCTGCCGCGATTCCGCGAGGATAGCCGGCTTCCTCTAGCCTGGGGAACATGATAGAACCTATGCAGGAGAGAGTCGCGCAGGCAGAGCCGGTTATCGACCCGAACACTGCACAGGAGATCGTACCGACCACCCCGAGGCCGCCCTTTATCCTGCCGACGAAGAGGTCAACGAGGTCAATCAGCTTCTCTCCTATTCGGCCTCTCTCCATTATTCCGCCCGCCATTATGAAGAGGGCGATGGATATGAGGGCGATGCTGTTCATGGAGCTGAAGCCGTAGGGCAGGACCAGCGACGAGGCGTATCCTGTCCCTGTCGGGCCTCCGAAGAAGAGGAGCCACGCTGTCGAGGCCATAAAGCTCATGGGCACTGGGACTCCGAGCATTAGGGTGACGAGAAGGATCAGCACTGCGATGTAGATCATGATACTCCTCCTTTAATGAGCAGTCGGAGATTCCTGAACAGCCTCAGAGCGTAGTAGTACGTCATGAAGATCAGGCCGAGGAATATGGCGAGATACGACGTCCAAAGCGGGATCTGCCAGATTGTGGTCTGTGGGATGGCGATTCCAGTTCCGAGCGGACCCATGAAGCCGAACATGAAGAAGTCGTATCCGTACCAGGTGAACAGCAGGCTTATGCCGACCGTAATAAGGTTGCGGATTACGACTATCAGGCGCTTGAAGGTACCCTCTTTCATGTAGGAGTCGATGACGTCGGCTGAAACGTGGGTGTCATTGTACGCGCCGTAAGAGCCGCCCATGAAATAAAGCCAGAAAGCCAGCAATTTTACCCACTCCTCGAACCCGTACAGGTCCCCGCCTATGACATAGCGCGTGAACGCCGCCGCCGAGATGACCAAGGCCAGAAGAAGGGAGCTCACGACGCAGACTGCCGAGAAGAAGAAGAGCAGAACCTGATCTGTCTTGCTTAATTTTTCAGGATGATTCTCCGGGAAGCATCCTGCGAACTCGTTGTCCGCCATAAATTTCTCCTTTCCGTACCAGGGAGCCGCGGGAGGGCGAACCTCCCGCGGTGTCCTCGGTTACTGTGAAAAGTCTATTTGGGTGCGTATTCGTTCTTGAACTCCTCTATCAGCTCGGGGGTGAACTTGTCCTTAAGCTGATCCCAGGTGCCGGAGACCTTGGTGAAGATCGGCAGCAGCTCATCGGCTGTGTAGGTGTGAACCTCGATGCCCTGCTGGCGCATCAGCTCGAGGTGCTTCTCCTGGTCGGCCTTCGCCAGCTCGATGCCGGACTCGGTGACCTTGTTGCAGGCCTCTGCGACGATGGCCTTGTCGGCGTCGGAGAGCTTCTCCCATGTCTTCATGCTGATCAGGTAGTTGAAGTTCTCAAGCGAGTAGTTGAGGTCGTACCAGTACTTCAGAACGTCCTTGAGCATGGTGTAGGCTGCGGTGGGGGTCATGCCGTCGACTCCGTCGGCCACGCCGGTCTGGAGGGCGGTGTAGACCTCGGCCCAGGGCACGGTCACGGTGCGGTAGCCCATTGCCTCGGCACCGAGCTTGTAGACGTCCATGTTGGGTATGCGGACAAGAAGGCCCTTCTCCACGTCGGGGTTCAGGGGCTCGTTGGCCGGCTTGGTGCTGCCGATGCCGATGAAGCCCTCGACCTGGAAGCCGAGCAGCTTGACGCCCAGGCGGGAGGTCAGCTCGTCCATCTTCTTGAAGAGCCAGCCGTCGGCCGCGAACACCCATTTCGCCTCGTCGAAGTTACGCACGAAGCAGTTGATGTATGTGACCTCAAGGCGAGGGTCGAATTGGCTGGGGACGGAGATGGCCGCCATGTCTATCGTGCCGCGGATCAGCTCCTCGAAGACGAGCGTGTAGTCGCCGAGCTGGTTGGCCGGGTAGACCTCGATCTTGATGCGTCCGTCGGTCTTCTCAAAGACCTCGTCGGAGATCTGCTGCATCAGCTTGGTGGCCGTGTGCTCGACGGGAACCTGGCCCGCAAAGCGCATTATCAACTCGGGCTCGCCGAAGGCCGAGTTCGGAACGATGAGGAACAAAACAAGGGTGGAGAGGATAACCGCTGTAACAAATCTCTTTGTCTTCTGCATTATGCTAGCACTCCTTTCGTTTTTGCGGTACTCATCGGTGATGCTATAGTCTCTGCGCAAATCCACCGCTGTTATGGCCGGGTGATGATCCCCTCCCTTCTTGAGGATGCCGCGCAGGAGTCGGCAGGGTTAAAATGTCTCCTGCGCTGTTCTGGCGATTATCTCCTCCTGGTGGTACTCGTCCAGGTCCACGAAATAATCGCTGTAACCCGCAACTCGGACGAGAAGACTGCGGTACTCGTCCGGGTTTTTCTGCGCCTTGCGAAGTGTCTCCGTGTCGACGACGTTGAACTGGATATGATGGCCGCCAAGCTTGAAGTAGGTCCGGATTAGCTGGCCCATCTTCTCAAGCCCCGTGTCCCCTTCGAGCACGGACGGCAGGAAACGCTGGTTCAGCAGCGTACCGCCCGATTTCACCTGGTCCATCTTGCTCAGCGATTTCACCACGGCCGTCGGCCCGTTTCTGTCGGCCCCGTGCGACGGGGAGGTGCCGTCCGACTCGGGTGCATGCGCGAAGCGACCGTTCGGCGTGGCCCCGAGCATCTTGCCGAAGTAGATGTGGCAAGTAGTCGACAGCATGTTGACGTGGTAGGTCGGCCCCTTGGGGGAGTGTTTCCCGTCTATCGCGTCGAGCAGGGAGGCGTACACCCTCTGCATTACGGAGTCTGCCTCGTCGTCGTCGTTGCCGAAGAAGGGGGTCCTGTTCCAGACGAACTGGCGCATCTCCTCCCATCCCTCCCAGTTGTCCTTAAGGGCGCGGAGGAGGTCGCCGAGGTCAAGGGTCTTGTCCTGGTAGACGTGCTTCTTTAGGACGGAGAGGCTGTCGGTTACGGTGCCTATGCCGCAGCACTGGATGTAGTCCGTGTTGTATCGCGGGCCGCCGTCGTAGTAGTCCCTGCCGTTCTCGATACAGTCGTGTATCAGAACAGAGAGATAGGGAGCGGGGGCGTAGCGAGCGAACATACTCTGGATGTAGTTGTCCGTGCGGATCTTCGTGTCCACGACGTATCTAAGCTGCTTTTCGAACGCGGCGTAAAAGTCGTCGAACGACGCGAAGGAGACCGGGTCTCCCGTCTTTATCGAGATCTGCTTGCCCGTCAGCGGATCGACCCCGTTGTTCAGCGCGAGCTCCATTATCTTC comes from the Synergistaceae bacterium genome and includes:
- a CDS encoding BMP family ABC transporter substrate-binding protein, which encodes MKKYGVVFSLLLVFALAFSAGAAEISVGMITDVGGVNDQSFNQSAWEGLQRAEKELGVKVSYIESRQDADYGPNLETMLDAGTDLIWGIGFKMADAALEAATNNTDQKYAVIDFEWEETPDNLIGVIFKAEEASFLVGYIAAKMTQTGKVGFLGGMSFPVIWGFEYGFRAGVAYGNKDVEILSQYAESFTDAAKGKSIANSMYQQGADIVFHAAGGVGDGLIEAAKEQGKWAIGVDRDQNYLAPDNVLTSAMKRVDNAMYNVAKELTEGVWNGGRTLSYGLAEGGVDIAPTSSKHVPADLLEEVEAVKAKIIAGEIVVPYSEETFKNAVEVK
- a CDS encoding serine hydrolase, translated to MTIEIAWIEIIKKHAEEFSGTAGLVVHSLADGEKLVHNGDRVFSSASLIKLGILNTLFLKAARGELSLDEKIKLGEGMAVDGGLLHKVRPGTPWRLDDLALLMIVLSDNTATNMLIDRLGIEEINRDFKRLGLENTVLGRKMLDFEAKKAGRDNFTTAADTARILEVLHSGEELPPGYRARAMDILSAQKLNNKLPGLIPVDDPDDLEQFLAHKTGELPGIEHDAGIFFFKSKTPVVAVVLTEGHDRQEAVQLCAWAGKTIYEAFREVER
- a CDS encoding dipeptide epimerase; amino-acid sequence: MKIKALSLGHLSVPLKKPFRTALRTALEVTTNVVIVETDGGLKGYGEAPPTAVITGDTSGAIRGAVKERLEPLLVGREADDLNGLLDTVDSALVGNSSAKAAVDIALHDLWGKMMNRPLYSLLGGAAKTMETDYTISVNAPDTMVKDSLEAVAEGYSALKIKVGTNSDLDIIRLREIRSAVGADVLLRVDANQGWTAKEAVRTIRFYEDEGLDIELVEQPVPAYDFQGLKFVTDSVDTLILADESVFSPRDAFKVLSMGAADLVNIKLMKTGGIKNALAICAMARACGVECMMGAMMETKISVTAAAHLASAVPVITRADLDPPILCVSDPVEGGVVYSGPKITLTEGPGLGISGIRGLVME
- a CDS encoding TRAP transporter large permease, translated to MIYIAVLILLVTLMLGVPVPMSFMASTAWLLFFGGPTGTGYASSLVLPYGFSSMNSIALISIALFIMAGGIMERGRIGEKLIDLVDLFVGRIKGGLGVVGTISCAVFGSITGSACATLSCIGSIMFPRLEEAGYPRGIAAAVMSNASLLGMLIPPNSTLIIFAWISGQSILACFLSTVLPGIMMTVLICLVNVWLVRDNPNVKVSNPPKGKERVALIKQRGFVALPALMLPIIVLGGIYGGIMTPTEAAAVAVIYAIPTGMFVYKGLTLRGLWDSLVESAVTTGVVMVMLYSVMMLSRLYIMENLPGKMLGLFRAVSDNRWVILFMINIFLIIMGMLMDDISSVTLTTPILIPIIIELGFNPIHYAAIVGVNTGLGCITPPAAPVLYLGGRLGKAPINEMMAPTLWIILLAWVPTLLVTSYFPHFALFLPHYLLGTPW
- a CDS encoding TRAP transporter small permease, whose product is MADNEFAGCFPENHPEKLSKTDQVLLFFFSAVCVVSSLLLALVISAAAFTRYVIGGDLYGFEEWVKLLAFWLYFMGGSYGAYNDTHVSADVIDSYMKEGTFKRLIVVIRNLITVGISLLFTWYGYDFFMFGFMGPLGTGIAIPQTTIWQIPLWTSYLAIFLGLIFMTYYYALRLFRNLRLLIKGGVS
- the dctP gene encoding TRAP transporter substrate-binding protein DctP — translated: MQKTKRFVTAVILSTLVLFLIVPNSAFGEPELIMRFAGQVPVEHTATKLMQQISDEVFEKTDGRIKIEVYPANQLGDYTLVFEELIRGTIDMAAISVPSQFDPRLEVTYINCFVRNFDEAKWVFAADGWLFKKMDELTSRLGVKLLGFQVEGFIGIGSTKPANEPLNPDVEKGLLVRIPNMDVYKLGAEAMGYRTVTVPWAEVYTALQTGVADGVDGMTPTAAYTMLKDVLKYWYDLNYSLENFNYLISMKTWEKLSDADKAIVAEACNKVTESGIELAKADQEKHLELMRQQGIEVHTYTADELLPIFTKVSGTWDQLKDKFTPELIEEFKNEYAPK